A region of the Stieleria neptunia genome:
TGAGCAACATGACTGGAATACTCTGCATGGACTGGGCGACGGGGCACCCAATGTGATTTGTTTCGAGACTCGGAGTCTGCGACTCCGGCTGCTTGGATGGTTAGACCACTTCGTTGGCCAGGCTGACGATCTTCATGAAGCTCTGCTCACGCAGTTCCCGGGCGACCGCACCGAAAATCCGCGTGCCGCGAGGCGCTTTGTCTTTATCGATCAGGACCACAGCATTGCTGTCGAATTTGATGTAGCTGCCATCGTTGCGGCGGGTCGGGGTTTTCGTCCGAACGATGACCGCTCGCACGATCGCCTTCTTCTTGATCTCGCTGCCCGGGATCACGCTTTTGACGCTGCAGATGATGACGTCGCCCACGCGGGCGAATCGGCGTCGGCTGCCGCCGAGCACCTTGATGCACATCACCTGACGAGCACCGGTGTTGTCGGCAACATCGAGACGGGTTTCTTGTTGGATCATGGCTGGTTATTCAACTGAAAAATTATTCGCTTTCGCTCTCGGATCCGGCCGACGCAGCCTCTGCTTGTTCAGCTTCCTTACGTGCGGCACGCAAGGCGACCAAGTCCACTTCGGTGCTCTTCTCGATCACTCGAACCAGACGCCAGCGTTTCAACTTGCTCAGCGGTTCGGATTCGATGATCTCGACGCGGTCACCGACGCCCGACTCGTTTGACTCGTCATGGACGTGGCAAACCGTTCGACGGCTGATGTATTTTTTGTACTTGGGGTGCTTCACCAGACGGTTGATTTCGACGCGGCGCGTCTTATTCATCTTGTCGCTGGTGACGATGCCCGAAACTACGCGTTTTGGCATGGTGCTACGCTTCGGCTGGGGTGTTGTTGGCTGCTTTGCTTCGCTCGGTCTGAATCGTCTTGACGCGAGCGATCAAACGTCGGTTCTTGCGGATGTCGCTGGGCGTGTTCAAACGCTCCGACTGAGACTGAAAACGCAGTCGAAACAAGTCGGCAGCCGCTTCGGCCGCGGTCGCTTCGAGCTGTTCGTCGCTCATCTCTCTCAGTTCGCTGTTGCTGGTCATGACCAGGCCTTCGGTAAACAAAAGTGGAGGTCGGGTCCGTGGGCGTCTGCCGCCCGTCGGCTACTCATTGTCTCAATCGAATCAGAGCCATTCTCTGATTCCCTAGTTAGAACGACCGTCGCTCGACGAATCGTACTTTCACCGGCAGCTTGCTCGCCAATCGGGCGAAACAAACCTTGGCTTGCTGTTCGGTCACACCGCCGAGTTCGTAAAGGACGGTCCCCGGCTTGACGACCGCGGCCCAGAAATCCGGTTCACCCTTACCCTTACCCATCCGTGTTTCCAGCGGGGTGCTGGTGACGGACTTGTCCGGGAAGATTCGGATGTACAGCTTTCCTTCGCCGCGGACGTACTGCTGAGCTGCAATCCGTCCGGCCTCGATCGTCGTCGCCTTGATCCAACCGGGTTCCAAGGATTGGATCCCGTAATCACCAAAGACGACCGTGTTGCCACGAGTCGCACTACCTTTTATGCGCCCTCTTTGGCTTTTTCGATGCTTGACCCGTTTGGGCATCAGCGCCATCGTTGTCGTCTCCGTAAGTACCTTGGTTAATCCAGACCTGAATTCCGATGTGCCCCTGTGGCGTCATCGCTTCAGTCGTTCCGTAATCAATCTTCGCTTGCAACGTGCTCAACGGAATCGAGCCCATGCTTTGTTTTTCACGGCGTGCCATCTCGGCTCCGCCCAATCGTCCGGCCAGCTGGATCTTGATGCCCTTGGCACCGGCGTCCATCGTCTGCTCGAGCGATCGCTTCATCGTCCGCCGGAAACTCGATCGCTTCTGCAACTGCTGTGCGATGTCTTCGGCCACCAGTTGAGCTTGCAACTCGGGGCGCCCGACCTCTTCGACCTTCAAATTGATGCGGCGGCCGATCAAGTTCTGCAATTCGGCTTGCAGGATTTCGATCTCTTGGCCTTTCTTGCCGATGATCAAACCGGGCCGAGCGACGTACATCATCACTCGCACTTCGTCACGCGTTCGTTCGATCTCGATGCGATCGATTCCGGCGTTCTTGTATTGGTTCTTTTTGGGGTGGTTGGTGATGAAGTTTCGCAGCTTGCGATCTTCGACCAACAGGTCCGCAAAATCTTGTTTCGACGCGTACCATCGACTGCACCAGCCGCGGGTGACACCGGTTCGAAACGCGATTGGATTGACTTTCTGTCCCATCGTTTACGACTCTTTGCTTGTGCTGTTTCCGAGGGGCTTAAATTTCGTCGATCGGCGTCACTTTGACGCTGATGTGGCTGCTGCGTTTTTTGATGATGTGGGCACTGCCACGCGCCTTGGGGCGCATCCGCCGGAACATCGCCCCGCCGTCGACTCGCACATCGGTCAAAACCAGTTCGTCGATCCGGTGCGGGCTGCCGCCGGTCTGGTCCGGATCGAGTGCGTTGGCAACGGCACTGCGGATCACTTTTTCCAGCATGCGGGCACCGCGTTGCGGCTGATACTTGAGCGTATCGAGCGCTTCGTCGGCATATTGG
Encoded here:
- the rplN gene encoding 50S ribosomal protein L14, giving the protein MIQQETRLDVADNTGARQVMCIKVLGGSRRRFARVGDVIICSVKSVIPGSEIKKKAIVRAVIVRTKTPTRRNDGSYIKFDSNAVVLIDKDKAPRGTRIFGAVARELREQSFMKIVSLANEVV
- the rpsQ gene encoding 30S ribosomal protein S17, whose translation is MPKRVVSGIVTSDKMNKTRRVEINRLVKHPKYKKYISRRTVCHVHDESNESGVGDRVEIIESEPLSKLKRWRLVRVIEKSTEVDLVALRAARKEAEQAEAASAGSESESE
- the rpmC gene encoding 50S ribosomal protein L29; its protein translation is MTSNSELREMSDEQLEATAAEAAADLFRLRFQSQSERLNTPSDIRKNRRLIARVKTIQTERSKAANNTPAEA
- the rplP gene encoding 50S ribosomal protein L16, whose product is MALMPKRVKHRKSQRGRIKGSATRGNTVVFGDYGIQSLEPGWIKATTIEAGRIAAQQYVRGEGKLYIRIFPDKSVTSTPLETRMGKGKGEPDFWAAVVKPGTVLYELGGVTEQQAKVCFARLASKLPVKVRFVERRSF
- the rpsC gene encoding 30S ribosomal protein S3, which encodes MGQKVNPIAFRTGVTRGWCSRWYASKQDFADLLVEDRKLRNFITNHPKKNQYKNAGIDRIEIERTRDEVRVMMYVARPGLIIGKKGQEIEILQAELQNLIGRRINLKVEEVGRPELQAQLVAEDIAQQLQKRSSFRRTMKRSLEQTMDAGAKGIKIQLAGRLGGAEMARREKQSMGSIPLSTLQAKIDYGTTEAMTPQGHIGIQVWINQGTYGDDNDGADAQTGQASKKPKRAHKR
- the rplV gene encoding 50S ribosomal protein L22 — its product is MSTFVASHRNARISAQKVRLVADLVRGQYADEALDTLKYQPQRGARMLEKVIRSAVANALDPDQTGGSPHRIDELVLTDVRVDGGAMFRRMRPKARGSAHIIKKRSSHISVKVTPIDEI